The Georgenia faecalis genome includes a window with the following:
- a CDS encoding prephenate dehydrogenase encodes MTPEDTPGLATTGPVKVVGAGLLGASVGLALSAAGVPVQLEDASPASLALARDMGAGTPATLTDPEPVLVVVATPPDVTADVVLAQLRRHPRAVVTDVASVKRIVVDEVLAAGPDAARYVGSHPMAGRERSGASAADADLFVGRPWVVVETPQSLPAAVLAVRALAVDLGATPVRLGADEHDDAVALVSHLPQLAASLVAARLVTAPDGALALAGQGLRDVTRIAASDPRLWASILAGNAAPVARALREVRGDVDALVAALDRAAEDGPLTPGAMAALADVVGAGNAGAARIPGKHGGAPRRYGYVSVLVPDAPGELGRLFSEVGEAGVNIEDLQLEHSAGARAGLARLAVLPTAVGPLEKALDERGWRVVAE; translated from the coding sequence GTGACGCCTGAGGACACTCCCGGGCTGGCGACGACCGGCCCGGTCAAGGTCGTCGGCGCCGGCCTGCTCGGCGCCAGCGTGGGCCTCGCCCTCAGCGCGGCGGGCGTGCCCGTCCAGCTCGAGGACGCCTCGCCCGCCTCCCTCGCCCTCGCCCGCGACATGGGCGCCGGCACCCCTGCCACGCTTACCGACCCCGAGCCGGTGCTCGTCGTCGTCGCCACGCCGCCGGACGTCACCGCCGACGTCGTCCTCGCCCAGCTCCGCCGCCACCCGCGCGCCGTCGTCACCGACGTCGCCAGCGTCAAGCGGATCGTCGTCGACGAGGTCCTCGCCGCCGGGCCCGACGCCGCGCGCTACGTCGGCTCCCACCCGATGGCCGGTCGGGAGCGCTCGGGCGCCTCGGCCGCCGACGCCGACCTCTTCGTCGGCCGCCCCTGGGTGGTCGTCGAGACGCCGCAGTCCCTCCCGGCCGCGGTGCTCGCCGTCCGGGCCCTCGCCGTCGACCTCGGCGCCACGCCGGTCCGGCTGGGGGCGGACGAGCACGACGACGCCGTCGCCCTCGTCTCGCACCTGCCCCAGCTCGCGGCGTCGCTCGTCGCGGCCCGGCTCGTGACCGCGCCCGACGGCGCCCTCGCCCTCGCCGGCCAGGGCCTGCGCGACGTCACCCGCATCGCGGCGTCGGACCCGCGGTTGTGGGCGTCGATCCTTGCCGGCAACGCCGCGCCGGTCGCCCGCGCGCTGCGCGAGGTCCGCGGCGACGTCGACGCGCTCGTCGCCGCCCTCGACCGCGCCGCGGAGGACGGCCCGCTCACCCCGGGGGCGATGGCGGCGCTGGCCGACGTCGTCGGCGCGGGCAACGCGGGCGCGGCCCGGATCCCCGGCAAGCACGGCGGCGCCCCGCGCCGGTACGGATACGTCAGCGTGCTCGTGCCCGACGCGCCGGGCGAGCTCGGCCGGCTCTTCTCCGAGGTGGGGGAGGCCGGCGTCAACATCGAGGACCTGCAGCTCGAGCACTCCGCGGGCGCGCGCGCCGGCCTGGCGCGGCTCGCGGTGCTGCCGACGGCGGTCGGTCCGCTGGAGAAGGCACTGGACGAACGAGGATGGAGAGTGGTGGCGGAGTGA
- the cmk gene encoding (d)CMP kinase, translated as MESGGGVSGRPMVVAIDGPSGSGKSTISRRVAAELGLAYLDTGAMYRAATWWCRRREVDLTDPAAVAVAVRAMPLQMVTDPDAPRVVCDGVDITDEIRGADITAAVSVVATNLDVRAELARRQRAEIAAETHPGEGRSEGRGIIAEGRDITTVVAPDATVRLLLIADERARLARRARELHGADDDATLEATRDLVVRRDADDSTVSAFMTAADGVVTVDSSLLTLEETVAAVLDVVRAAV; from the coding sequence ATGGAGAGTGGTGGCGGAGTGAGTGGACGACCGATGGTCGTGGCGATCGACGGACCGTCGGGGTCGGGCAAGTCGACGATCAGCCGGCGGGTGGCCGCCGAGCTGGGGCTGGCCTACCTGGACACCGGCGCGATGTACCGGGCGGCGACGTGGTGGTGCCGGCGCCGCGAGGTCGACCTCACCGACCCGGCGGCGGTCGCCGTCGCCGTGCGCGCGATGCCGCTGCAGATGGTCACCGACCCGGACGCCCCGCGCGTGGTCTGCGACGGTGTCGACATCACCGACGAGATCCGGGGCGCCGACATCACCGCGGCGGTCTCGGTGGTGGCCACCAACCTCGACGTCCGCGCGGAGCTGGCCCGCCGCCAGCGCGCGGAGATCGCCGCCGAGACGCATCCGGGGGAGGGCCGCAGCGAGGGCCGGGGGATCATCGCCGAGGGCCGCGACATCACCACGGTGGTCGCCCCCGACGCCACGGTCCGCCTCCTCCTCATCGCCGACGAGCGGGCCCGCCTCGCCCGCCGCGCCCGCGAGCTCCACGGCGCCGACGACGACGCCACGCTCGAGGCGACCCGCGACCTCGTCGTGCGCCGCGACGCCGACGACTCCACCGTCTCCGCGTTCATGACCGCCGCGGACGGCGTCGTCACCGTCGACTCCTCCCTCCTCACCCTCGAGGAGACGGTCGCGGCGGTGCTCGACGTCGTGCGGGCGGCCGTCTGA
- a CDS encoding lysophospholipid acyltransferase family protein — protein MPGSGRAADERPLGQRVRPEDIARRGPVWSRRVGQLLDHVYWNTTVLGKEHVPATGPVIIASNHIGIVDGPVLHGAVPRGSHFLVKQEFFASRIGFLMRWAGQVPTDRASGRAALVVAQRLLEEGRVVGIFPEGNRGRGDLASARAGVAWLALRTGAPVVPVACLGTRPSGKDVGYVPPPRGKLHVVFGAPIDVAALASDAAAPRAAGETAHTADGAPSALSAPTGAADAGVGGATPARRAAGSGRAAMAAALATVQAGLADHVRDAVRRTGVALPADAVE, from the coding sequence ATGCCCGGTTCCGGCCGGGCCGCGGACGAGCGGCCGCTCGGCCAGCGCGTCCGGCCGGAGGACATCGCGCGCCGCGGGCCGGTGTGGTCGCGCCGCGTGGGCCAGCTCCTCGACCACGTCTACTGGAACACCACCGTGCTCGGCAAGGAGCACGTGCCGGCCACCGGCCCGGTGATCATCGCGTCGAACCACATCGGCATCGTCGACGGCCCGGTGCTGCACGGCGCCGTCCCGCGCGGGTCGCACTTCCTCGTCAAGCAGGAGTTCTTCGCCTCGCGAATCGGGTTCCTCATGCGTTGGGCGGGGCAGGTCCCCACCGACCGCGCGAGCGGGCGCGCGGCGCTCGTCGTCGCCCAGCGCCTGCTCGAGGAGGGCCGCGTCGTTGGCATCTTCCCCGAGGGCAACCGCGGGCGCGGCGACCTCGCCTCGGCGCGCGCGGGCGTCGCGTGGCTCGCGCTGCGCACGGGCGCGCCGGTGGTGCCGGTCGCGTGCCTGGGCACCCGGCCCTCGGGCAAGGACGTCGGGTACGTCCCGCCGCCGCGCGGCAAGCTGCACGTCGTCTTCGGCGCGCCCATCGACGTCGCCGCCCTGGCCTCCGACGCCGCGGCGCCCCGGGCCGCAGGTGAGACCGCCCACACCGCCGACGGCGCCCCGTCAGCCCTATCGGCCCCGACGGGCGCGGCCGACGCCGGCGTCGGGGGAGCGACGCCCGCTCGCCGGGCCGCCGGGAGCGGCCGCGCGGCCATGGCCGCGGCGCTGGCGACGGTCCAGGCGGGGCTGGCGGACCACGTCCGCGATGCCGTCCGGCGCACCGGCGTGGCCCTCCCCGCCGACGCCGTCGAGTAG
- the der gene encoding ribosome biogenesis GTPase Der, which yields MGDVSDTQRPEGEPMTDDQSVGETAAADVPVIDDDTPAADGVGTDEAEQRAAALRAGLADYVLEEDDEALLDDLGEGVDDSAPDGPLPVLAIIGRPNVGKSTLVNRILGRREAVVQDVPGVTRDRVSYPAEWAGRRFMLVDTGGWEHDAAGIHARVAEQAEIAIHMADAIMFVVDATVGPTATDEQVVKLLRRSGKPVVLVANKVDSPRQEADAATLWSLGLGEPWPVSALHGRGSGDVLDAALAVLPEVSAAGTVIPEGGPRRVALLGRPNVGKSSLLNAIAGTQRVVVDEVAGTTRDPVDELVVLGGRPWWLVDTAGIRRRVHQTSGADFYASLRTQAALEKAEVAVVLVDASVTMTEQDTRVIQQVIDSGRALVIAYNKWDLVDEERRDQLDREIERDLVQIQWAPRINVSARTRWHVDRLVRALDTSLASWDTRISTGKLNSFLGELTAANPHPVRGGKQPRILFATQADNRPPRFVLFATGFIEAGYRRFIERRLREEFGFVGTPIEISVRVREKRRR from the coding sequence ATGGGCGACGTGAGTGATACCCAGCGCCCCGAGGGCGAGCCGATGACCGACGACCAGAGCGTCGGTGAGACCGCCGCAGCAGACGTCCCGGTCATCGACGACGACACCCCCGCAGCCGACGGCGTCGGCACCGACGAGGCCGAGCAGCGCGCCGCCGCCCTGCGCGCCGGCCTGGCCGACTACGTCCTCGAGGAGGACGACGAGGCCCTCCTCGACGACCTCGGCGAGGGGGTGGACGACAGCGCCCCGGACGGCCCGCTGCCGGTCCTGGCAATCATCGGCCGGCCGAACGTCGGCAAGTCGACGCTCGTCAACCGCATCCTCGGCCGCCGCGAGGCCGTGGTCCAGGACGTCCCCGGCGTCACCCGCGACCGCGTGAGCTACCCCGCCGAGTGGGCCGGGCGCCGCTTCATGCTCGTCGACACCGGCGGCTGGGAGCACGACGCCGCGGGCATCCACGCCCGCGTCGCCGAGCAGGCCGAGATCGCCATCCACATGGCCGACGCCATCATGTTCGTCGTCGACGCCACGGTGGGTCCGACGGCGACCGACGAGCAGGTCGTCAAGCTCCTGCGCCGCTCGGGCAAGCCCGTCGTGCTCGTCGCCAACAAGGTCGACTCCCCGCGTCAGGAGGCCGACGCCGCCACGCTGTGGTCCCTCGGCCTCGGCGAGCCGTGGCCCGTCTCCGCGCTCCACGGGCGCGGCTCCGGCGACGTCCTCGACGCCGCCCTGGCCGTCCTGCCCGAGGTGTCCGCCGCCGGCACCGTCATCCCCGAGGGCGGGCCCCGCCGGGTCGCGCTCCTCGGCCGCCCCAACGTCGGCAAGTCCAGCCTGCTCAACGCCATCGCCGGCACGCAGCGCGTCGTCGTCGACGAGGTCGCCGGGACCACCCGCGACCCGGTCGACGAGCTCGTCGTGCTGGGCGGGCGGCCCTGGTGGCTCGTCGACACCGCCGGCATCCGCCGTCGGGTCCACCAGACGTCGGGCGCCGACTTCTACGCCTCGCTGCGCACGCAGGCCGCGCTGGAGAAGGCGGAGGTCGCCGTCGTCCTCGTCGACGCGTCCGTGACGATGACGGAGCAGGACACCCGCGTCATCCAGCAGGTCATCGACTCCGGCCGCGCGCTGGTCATCGCCTACAACAAGTGGGACCTCGTCGACGAGGAGCGGCGCGACCAGCTCGACCGTGAGATCGAGCGGGACCTCGTCCAGATCCAGTGGGCGCCGCGGATCAACGTCTCGGCGCGCACGCGCTGGCACGTCGACCGCCTCGTCCGGGCCCTCGACACGTCGCTGGCGAGCTGGGACACCCGTATCTCCACGGGCAAGCTCAACTCCTTCCTCGGCGAGCTCACCGCGGCCAACCCGCACCCCGTCCGCGGGGGCAAGCAGCCGCGCATCCTCTTCGCCACGCAGGCCGACAACCGCCCGCCGCGGTTCGTCCTGTTCGCCACCGGGTTCATCGAGGCCGGCTACCGCCGGTTCATCGAGCGCCGGCTGCGCGAGGAGTTCGGGTTCGTCGGCACGCCGATCGAGATCAGCGTGCGCGTGCGCGAGAAGCGCCGCCGATGA
- a CDS encoding TetR/AcrR family transcriptional regulator: protein MTTSKNRASGHAPLTRERVLRAAISHADTVGLEGLSMRGLAGVLKVAPMALYRHVANREDLIDAMIDVVFGEVVLPSGGADWKTAMRERGLSMRDVLTRHPWAIGLMESRRHPGQANLRHHDAVIGKLRSAGFDVAMVAHAYSLLDSYIYGFAMTQVRMAVETPADMTAMANDMFEPFPLNEYPNLAEFVNDHVMAAGYQYVDEYGYGLDRVLDAIERAWADSGS from the coding sequence GTGACAACCTCGAAAAACCGTGCGTCCGGACATGCCCCGTTGACCCGGGAGCGCGTGCTCCGCGCCGCGATCTCTCACGCCGACACCGTCGGGTTGGAAGGCCTCAGCATGCGTGGCCTCGCCGGGGTGCTGAAGGTGGCGCCGATGGCGCTCTACCGTCACGTCGCCAACCGCGAAGACCTTATCGACGCGATGATCGACGTCGTGTTCGGTGAAGTCGTGCTGCCCTCGGGGGGTGCCGACTGGAAGACCGCCATGCGCGAGCGCGGCTTGTCGATGCGCGACGTGCTGACGCGGCACCCCTGGGCCATCGGCCTGATGGAGTCGCGGCGGCATCCGGGGCAGGCGAACCTGCGACACCATGACGCGGTGATCGGCAAACTCCGCAGCGCCGGGTTCGACGTCGCGATGGTTGCGCACGCGTACTCTCTGCTGGACAGCTACATCTACGGTTTCGCTATGACGCAGGTCCGGATGGCGGTTGAGACCCCGGCGGACATGACCGCAATGGCCAATGACATGTTCGAGCCCTTTCCGCTCAACGAGTACCCCAACCTTGCCGAATTCGTGAACGACCACGTCATGGCGGCGGGATACCAGTACGTCGACGAGTACGGGTATGGTCTCGACCGCGTCCTAGACGCCATCGAGAGAGCATGGGCCGACAGCGGATCTTAG
- a CDS encoding DUF4386 domain-containing protein translates to MSVQSSIFTEQPPGVPPTDLKRLGRVAGILYLAVAITGGFSEGYLGPSLYVAGDAGATSGNLAANPGLVRLGVVAHLADAVFFVLTAVTLYVLLKHVGKHAARLMVLPVVIAAGIKATSTVFMFVALQAATTDTYVTAFGEAETDALVLLLLEIEHYGIRAAQVFFALWLTPLGYLAYRSRLFPKPLGIVLVVATVSYLADVVVAFLFPDLAGQIHVFFTIVPAIAEIWLLGYLLTVGVRTPRAALHPDKSQDDDRQPPTPNTASLRPRSQP, encoded by the coding sequence ATGAGCGTCCAAAGCAGCATCTTCACCGAACAACCCCCCGGCGTTCCTCCCACCGATCTCAAGCGCCTCGGCCGCGTCGCGGGCATCCTCTACCTCGCGGTCGCAATCACCGGCGGGTTCTCCGAGGGCTACTTGGGACCCTCCCTTTACGTCGCAGGAGATGCGGGAGCCACGTCAGGGAACCTGGCAGCCAACCCTGGACTGGTCCGGCTCGGGGTGGTCGCTCATCTTGCGGACGCGGTCTTCTTCGTTCTGACCGCCGTGACTCTCTACGTGCTGCTCAAACACGTCGGCAAACACGCTGCCCGCCTGATGGTGCTCCCGGTGGTGATCGCGGCCGGCATCAAGGCCACGAGCACCGTCTTCATGTTCGTTGCCCTGCAGGCAGCGACCACCGACACCTACGTGACGGCGTTCGGAGAAGCCGAGACAGATGCACTCGTGCTGCTCTTACTGGAGATCGAGCACTACGGCATCCGCGCTGCCCAGGTGTTCTTCGCCTTGTGGCTGACGCCCCTGGGTTACCTCGCCTACCGGTCGCGGCTGTTTCCCAAGCCCCTCGGCATCGTCCTCGTCGTGGCGACGGTCAGCTACCTGGCAGACGTGGTCGTCGCCTTCCTCTTCCCCGACCTCGCGGGACAGATTCACGTCTTCTTCACGATCGTCCCCGCAATCGCGGAAATCTGGTTGCTCGGCTACCTACTGACCGTCGGCGTCCGCACCCCGCGCGCCGCACTGCACCCAGATAAGTCACAAGACGACGATCGCCAACCGCCGACCCCAAACACCGCATCGCTGCGACCAAGGAGCCAGCCATGA
- a CDS encoding NAD(P)-dependent alcohol dehydrogenase, whose protein sequence is MTTVNITPASPFPKRGRPFEWKPVHYGPTMRAIVQSGYGSVDRLNLSDVPRPEPAEDEVLVRVRAASVHPDVWHVVAGRPVVLRLMGSGIRRPHERVPGTDVAGVVESVGSAVTRFKPGDAVFGETVRGVQWSNGGAFAEYATAPEEGVALKPSGVSFEEAAAVPTAGLIALNNLPQHRVPSGSRVLVNGAAGGVGAIAVQLAKAYGAQVTGVDHASKLALVRSLGADRVIDYTSEDFTRSGEQWNLIFDVPGNHSFGAIRRALHPRGSYVLIGHDAFGAIGHRWLGSIPRLLGLVARSAVSPQLRGGSFASSDKRQSLGTLAGLMETGQVRVVLDSIFSLDQVPEAMRHLMSGQPLGRVVVRID, encoded by the coding sequence ATGACAACCGTCAACATCACGCCGGCATCGCCCTTTCCGAAGCGCGGTCGCCCGTTCGAGTGGAAGCCGGTCCACTACGGTCCGACCATGAGAGCGATCGTCCAGAGCGGCTACGGCTCCGTCGACCGTCTCAACCTGAGCGATGTCCCCCGGCCGGAGCCGGCCGAGGACGAGGTGTTGGTCCGGGTCCGGGCAGCCTCCGTGCATCCGGATGTGTGGCACGTCGTCGCTGGCCGGCCGGTGGTGCTCCGGCTTATGGGCTCCGGGATCAGACGCCCCCATGAGCGAGTGCCCGGGACCGACGTCGCTGGGGTGGTGGAGTCTGTCGGCAGCGCGGTGACCAGGTTCAAGCCGGGTGACGCGGTTTTCGGGGAGACCGTTCGCGGTGTTCAGTGGAGCAACGGCGGTGCATTCGCCGAGTACGCCACCGCCCCCGAGGAAGGGGTGGCGCTCAAGCCTTCCGGCGTCAGCTTCGAGGAGGCGGCCGCGGTGCCGACCGCCGGGCTCATCGCTCTGAACAACCTGCCGCAGCACCGGGTGCCCTCCGGGTCGCGAGTCTTGGTCAACGGTGCCGCGGGAGGCGTCGGCGCGATCGCTGTACAGCTCGCCAAGGCCTACGGCGCGCAGGTCACCGGTGTCGACCACGCGAGCAAGCTCGCACTCGTGCGGTCCCTGGGCGCGGACCGAGTCATCGACTACACGTCAGAGGACTTCACGCGCAGCGGTGAGCAGTGGAACCTTATCTTCGACGTGCCCGGCAACCACTCCTTCGGGGCCATACGCCGTGCACTGCACCCGCGGGGGAGCTACGTCCTGATCGGGCACGACGCATTCGGCGCGATCGGGCACCGCTGGCTCGGCAGCATCCCGCGCCTCCTGGGACTAGTGGCGCGCTCGGCCGTGTCCCCCCAGTTACGCGGCGGGTCCTTCGCGTCATCAGACAAGCGGCAGTCGCTGGGCACGCTGGCGGGCCTCATGGAGACGGGACAAGTGCGCGTAGTGCTCGACTCGATCTTCTCCCTGGACCAGGTGCCAGAGGCGATGCGCCACCTCATGTCCGGCCAGCCGCTAGGACGGGTCGTCGTCCGCATCGACTGA
- a CDS encoding helix-turn-helix domain-containing protein, protein MHARRGMTLTEVAEQTGISKSSATSARG, encoded by the coding sequence GTGCATGCGCGCCGGGGGATGACGCTGACGGAGGTCGCTGAGCAGACGGGCATTTCCAAGAGCAGTGCCACCTCGGCCCGCGGGTAG
- a CDS encoding TetR/AcrR family transcriptional regulator: protein MTSLRDRALDAAVELLGTQGLKALTHRRIDQHAQLPQGSTSNYFRTRDALLNGVAGAIVEQEMAAAGPAFAPKSADEFLDALVALVDRVTRDQRTETTARLVLFMEASHDPSLRDALWHGRALFAAALEPVLRGLGARDPHTSAGALMACCEGLILHRIARHDDTDVRPFLDLVMKGALA from the coding sequence GTGACGTCGCTCCGTGACCGCGCCCTCGATGCCGCCGTCGAGCTGCTCGGTACCCAAGGCCTGAAGGCGCTGACCCATCGGCGAATCGACCAGCATGCACAGCTGCCACAAGGGTCGACGTCGAACTACTTCCGAACTCGCGACGCCCTGCTCAACGGGGTGGCGGGTGCCATCGTCGAGCAGGAGATGGCCGCCGCCGGCCCGGCGTTCGCTCCCAAGTCGGCCGACGAGTTCCTCGACGCCCTGGTGGCGCTCGTCGACCGCGTCACCCGCGACCAGCGGACGGAGACGACGGCGCGGCTCGTCCTGTTCATGGAGGCGAGCCACGACCCATCCCTGCGCGACGCCCTGTGGCATGGCCGGGCCCTGTTCGCGGCCGCCCTCGAACCTGTCTTACGCGGCCTGGGTGCCCGTGACCCCCACACCTCCGCCGGGGCCCTGATGGCGTGCTGCGAAGGACTCATCCTGCACCGCATCGCCCGGCACGACGACACCGACGTCCGACCGTTCCTCGACCTGGTGATGAAGGGCGCGCTGGCCTGA
- a CDS encoding SDR family oxidoreductase, translating to MRTALVTGAGRGIGEAITLRLVRAGWTVFAGVRDDASRERLVAADGTIKPIQLDITDDEQVNALTDELPDRLDALVNNAAIGVLGPIEAVSLVDLRRQLDVNVVGQVAVTQAVLPRLRTARGRIVFISSTGGRMAVPLEGAYCASKFAVEGLADALRAEVRPWGIGVSVVVPGPTDTGTWRGIHTMIDDMDEQMSPAHRDLYSRHTAGLRRVVRRLESQAIPPDAVARVVQRALEARHPRARYLAGANAHVMMAMKAVLPTRVGDAVGARISGLS from the coding sequence ATGCGCACAGCACTCGTCACGGGGGCCGGACGCGGCATCGGGGAAGCGATCACCCTGCGACTGGTCCGCGCCGGCTGGACGGTCTTCGCCGGCGTCCGCGACGACGCCAGTCGGGAACGCCTCGTGGCAGCGGACGGAACCATCAAGCCGATCCAGCTCGACATCACCGACGACGAGCAGGTCAACGCTCTCACCGACGAGTTGCCCGACCGCCTCGACGCCTTGGTGAACAACGCCGCCATTGGCGTCCTGGGCCCGATCGAGGCCGTGTCGCTGGTGGACCTGCGGCGCCAGCTCGATGTCAACGTCGTCGGCCAGGTCGCGGTGACGCAAGCCGTCCTCCCACGACTGCGAACCGCCCGTGGGCGGATCGTGTTCATCTCCTCGACCGGCGGTCGAATGGCTGTTCCTCTGGAGGGTGCGTACTGCGCCTCCAAGTTCGCCGTCGAGGGACTCGCCGACGCCTTGCGGGCGGAGGTGCGGCCCTGGGGCATCGGCGTGTCGGTGGTGGTACCCGGCCCGACCGACACTGGAACCTGGCGGGGGATCCACACGATGATCGACGATATGGACGAGCAGATGTCACCGGCCCATCGGGACCTCTACAGCCGCCACACGGCCGGATTGCGCAGGGTAGTCAGGCGCCTCGAGTCCCAGGCCATCCCCCCGGACGCGGTCGCTCGAGTCGTCCAACGTGCCCTCGAGGCGCGACACCCGCGAGCGCGCTACCTGGCCGGGGCCAACGCTCACGTGATGATGGCGATGAAAGCCGTGCTGCCCACCCGGGTGGGCGACGCCGTCGGCGCTCGCATCAGCGGATTGAGCTAG
- a CDS encoding alpha/beta fold hydrolase, whose amino-acid sequence MSPIEEVAPERPGRVRVHRVPTRLGILAVHEHASPDPHAPVALLWHSMFADSSSWAEVVPLLTPHRRLLVVDGPGYGESAPLTRVSSIGECALVGEALLDHLGLVSVDWVGNAWGGHTGMHLAARSPERIRSLVTISAPVNALSRSQLRQVRLLTALVATLGPIRRIRDIIATVQLAQPRGPHRAVLDAALRGPSRRSVAMTVRSFIHRRKDLSWALPQIVAPTLVVATDDRYDWTPELAKVSVDALRDGSFATITGTNIVAPLEQPAATAAVIRAFWTERAGDAM is encoded by the coding sequence ATGTCCCCGATCGAAGAAGTGGCCCCCGAGCGGCCCGGGCGGGTGCGGGTGCACCGAGTACCGACCCGCCTCGGCATCCTCGCCGTCCACGAGCACGCCTCGCCCGACCCCCATGCCCCGGTGGCCCTGCTGTGGCACAGCATGTTCGCCGACTCCTCCTCGTGGGCGGAGGTTGTCCCCCTCCTGACGCCGCATCGTCGACTGCTGGTGGTCGACGGTCCTGGGTACGGCGAGAGCGCGCCGCTGACACGGGTGAGCAGCATCGGCGAGTGCGCCTTGGTGGGCGAGGCGCTGCTCGACCATCTCGGCCTGGTCTCGGTCGACTGGGTCGGCAACGCGTGGGGCGGGCACACCGGGATGCACCTGGCCGCCAGGAGTCCGGAACGCATCCGCTCACTGGTGACAATCAGCGCGCCGGTCAACGCGCTGTCACGGTCGCAGCTGCGGCAGGTCCGGCTGCTCACGGCGCTGGTGGCCACGCTGGGGCCGATCCGCCGGATCCGCGACATCATCGCCACGGTGCAGCTGGCGCAGCCCCGCGGTCCCCACCGCGCGGTCCTGGATGCCGCCCTCCGCGGACCGTCGCGGCGGAGCGTGGCCATGACGGTCCGCTCCTTCATCCACCGACGGAAGGACCTGTCCTGGGCGCTGCCGCAGATCGTGGCGCCCACCCTGGTCGTGGCTACGGACGACCGCTACGACTGGACGCCCGAGCTGGCGAAGGTCTCCGTCGACGCCCTGCGGGACGGCTCGTTCGCCACCATCACCGGCACGAACATCGTCGCCCCGCTCGAGCAGCCGGCGGCCACCGCCGCCGTCATCCGCGCGTTCTGGACCGAGCGCGCAGGGGACGCCATGTAA
- a CDS encoding CGNR zinc finger domain-containing protein, whose product MAGLLEAWVREGGGPGIAPQPLEVVRGLLNTDDRFHGVDRLADGPAELVAFRDASRTYLTTGDTGALEVLAARHPLTVTFVVEADGASHPRLTSAPGTADGVATAVAELLVIVCEAHVAGTWQRLKACGNPACQWVFYDASRNRSGRWCAMGECGDVIKARAYRQRRRGSRSATV is encoded by the coding sequence GTGGCGGGACTGCTCGAGGCGTGGGTGCGCGAGGGCGGCGGCCCGGGCATCGCCCCCCAGCCGCTTGAGGTCGTGCGTGGGCTGCTCAACACCGACGACCGCTTCCACGGTGTCGACCGCCTGGCCGACGGCCCGGCGGAGCTGGTGGCGTTCCGGGACGCGTCACGGACCTACCTGACGACGGGCGACACCGGGGCGCTCGAGGTGCTCGCCGCCCGGCACCCGCTCACGGTCACGTTCGTCGTAGAAGCCGACGGCGCGTCGCACCCACGGCTGACGTCGGCGCCGGGGACGGCGGACGGGGTCGCCACCGCAGTGGCGGAACTGTTGGTCATCGTGTGCGAGGCCCACGTCGCCGGAACGTGGCAGCGGCTCAAAGCGTGCGGCAACCCGGCATGCCAGTGGGTGTTCTACGACGCATCGCGCAACCGGTCAGGACGCTGGTGTGCGATGGGCGAGTGCGGCGACGTCATCAAGGCCAGGGCTTACCGGCAACGCCGACGGGGGAGCCGGTCGGCCACGGTCTGA
- a CDS encoding rRNA methyltransferase — protein MRFEHAPAAHYGDFASGDVLYSAPGHPGFPVRLTLELFERARLLTGRSRVGVWDPMCGAGGIVTTLGLARGEAITQILATDISGDATTLAAKNLELLTEEGLRRRARLLAKRSDARAEVVERLRERRRGASPITTHVSVLDVTRTIDVGLLPLGGIDIVIADLPYGGQTAWSSGAQHPPLQMLQHLRAHLSRHSVIVLCSNRRMDFAELPGSLRTFKHGKRIIKFYRGDAS, from the coding sequence ATGAGATTTGAGCACGCGCCCGCAGCCCACTACGGCGACTTCGCGAGCGGCGACGTTCTGTACTCGGCTCCCGGCCACCCGGGGTTTCCGGTGCGGCTCACCCTCGAGTTGTTCGAGCGTGCTCGTCTACTCACGGGACGATCTCGTGTCGGGGTGTGGGACCCGATGTGCGGAGCAGGGGGGATCGTCACGACGCTTGGGTTGGCACGAGGCGAGGCGATCACGCAGATCCTCGCCACGGATATCAGTGGCGACGCCACAACGCTGGCGGCAAAGAACCTTGAGCTTCTCACCGAAGAGGGGTTGCGGCGACGGGCCCGGCTGCTCGCGAAACGTTCCGACGCTCGAGCTGAGGTCGTCGAAAGGCTGCGCGAGCGCAGGCGAGGCGCATCACCGATCACGACCCATGTCTCGGTCCTGGACGTGACGCGCACGATCGACGTGGGGCTGCTCCCGCTCGGCGGTATCGACATCGTGATCGCCGATCTCCCCTACGGCGGCCAGACGGCCTGGAGCTCGGGCGCCCAACACCCGCCGTTACAGATGCTCCAACATCTCCGAGCTCATCTTTCCCGCCACTCGGTGATCGTGCTGTGCTCAAACCGCCGTATGGACTTCGCAGAATTGCCCGGCTCCCTGCGGACGTTCAAGCACGGCAAACGGATCATCAAGTTCTACCGTGGAGACGCCTCGTAG